Proteins from one Natrinema salinisoli genomic window:
- a CDS encoding MFS transporter — MATATELRRSLWVLVGAATLTVMAGAILGPIVPQIQRELGVSGSAAGLIITTHGGVIVLASPLVGSLVDRIGPRRPFVVGLLVYGLGGGAGLVVDSFYPLLASRVVLGLGTAAVYTSVTVLIYELYEGQAMERALGYRSSANSAGAAVWPLIGGAAGALAWNAPFGVYLVALPLGALASATIPETRSSSDADNAAADGSGRSDETPGGITEILAVFRDRPALPLVYVLYFGANALLYVIVVFYPQFLAGIGVTASLDISLYLAANGAAGGVSALAYDRLLRYVDRSTLVSVAFVLWTAGFGIATVVGTAVGAALPVILFGLGLGLVFPSTFAWIEAFAPPDRQGQFSSYVASFGYTGQFLSPVLFGALVPIAGVGDVFVAAAVVAGIAAVGLGTRRFHSG; from the coding sequence GTGGCAACCGCGACGGAGCTTCGGCGGTCCCTCTGGGTGCTGGTCGGGGCAGCGACGCTGACGGTCATGGCGGGGGCGATCCTCGGACCGATCGTCCCGCAGATCCAGCGCGAACTCGGCGTCTCCGGCTCCGCGGCCGGCCTCATCATCACGACCCACGGCGGCGTAATCGTGCTCGCGAGCCCGCTCGTGGGATCGCTCGTCGATCGAATCGGTCCGCGCCGCCCCTTCGTCGTCGGCCTGCTCGTCTACGGCCTGGGCGGTGGCGCGGGACTGGTCGTCGACTCGTTCTATCCGCTCCTGGCCTCTCGAGTCGTCCTCGGGCTCGGTACCGCCGCGGTGTACACGTCGGTCACGGTGCTCATCTACGAGCTCTACGAGGGGCAGGCGATGGAACGCGCGCTCGGCTATCGGAGCAGCGCGAACAGCGCCGGTGCCGCGGTGTGGCCGCTGATCGGCGGCGCCGCCGGTGCCCTCGCGTGGAACGCCCCGTTCGGCGTCTATCTCGTCGCGCTCCCGCTGGGCGCCCTCGCCTCGGCGACGATCCCCGAAACGCGTTCCTCGAGCGACGCTGACAATGCAGCCGCAGATGGGAGCGGGAGGAGCGACGAGACTCCCGGCGGTATCACCGAGATCCTCGCCGTGTTCCGCGATCGGCCCGCGCTTCCGCTCGTGTACGTGCTGTACTTCGGTGCGAACGCGCTGCTGTACGTGATCGTCGTCTTTTACCCGCAATTTCTCGCCGGGATCGGCGTGACTGCATCCCTGGATATCAGCCTCTATCTGGCGGCGAACGGTGCCGCGGGCGGCGTCTCGGCTCTCGCGTACGATCGGCTGCTTCGGTACGTCGACCGCTCGACGCTCGTGAGTGTGGCGTTCGTCCTCTGGACGGCCGGATTCGGGATTGCGACGGTGGTGGGAACCGCCGTCGGTGCAGCGCTCCCGGTGATACTGTTCGGCCTCGGTCTCGGGCTGGTGTTCCCGTCGACGTTCGCGTGGATCGAAGCGTTCGCACCGCCGGATCGACAGGGCCAGTTCAGCTCCTACGTCGCCTCGTTCGGCTACACGGGACAGTTCCTCTCGCCGGTACTGTTCGGCGCGCTCGTTCCGATCGCGGGCGTCGGGGACGTGTTCGTCGCCGCCGCTGTCGTCGCCGGCATCGCCGCAGTCGGGCTCGGGACACGGCGATTCCACAGCGGCTAG
- a CDS encoding FAD-dependent oxidoreductase has protein sequence MSDDIEPASEAPRPESLWLATTPTTDYDPFEGDLDVDVAVVGGGITGLSAAINLKETGRSVAVLESDRIVESTTGHTTAKLTSQHGLYYETLVSRFGEEKARQYANANEAAIEEVERRVDDGDIDCDFQRTDAYTYAASADDLEQVRDEVDAAQRLGLPASYVEETPLPFDVDGAVRFDDQAQFHPRKYLLAIAEQVHGDGSYVFEETRALDIDPGTPCRVETEHGDVVAGDVVVATHYPVVDRAGYFARMHPHRAYLLAVRIDGTPPEGMFYNTASPPATMRPYSVADDAEPAGDETSELLIVGGQSHKPGLDGPPTSERYRRCEAFAREHFDVESVEYRWSTMDYYPVDQVPFIGPIDPLSEHVYVGTGFKGWGMTNGTAAGMILADLITEGSNPWADVFDPQRLTPGASAKRFLEENAKVGGSFVGDRIKSLLASLGADGAADIPPGDARVVRRTSQPVGLYRDDSGTTHAVSATCPHMGCLVRWNDAERTWDCPCHGSRFTHEGEVLSGPAVEGLLYREL, from the coding sequence GTGTCGGACGATATCGAACCCGCATCCGAAGCCCCGCGACCGGAGTCGCTCTGGTTGGCCACGACCCCGACGACCGACTACGACCCCTTCGAGGGCGACCTCGACGTCGACGTGGCAGTCGTCGGCGGCGGCATCACCGGGTTGAGCGCGGCGATCAACCTGAAAGAGACCGGTCGAAGCGTCGCGGTCCTCGAGTCGGATCGAATCGTCGAGAGTACCACCGGCCACACGACGGCGAAGCTGACCTCCCAGCACGGGCTGTACTACGAGACGCTCGTTTCTCGGTTCGGTGAGGAGAAAGCCAGGCAGTACGCGAACGCCAACGAGGCGGCGATCGAGGAAGTCGAACGCCGAGTCGACGACGGGGACATCGACTGTGACTTTCAGCGAACGGACGCGTACACCTACGCGGCCTCGGCCGACGATCTCGAGCAGGTTCGCGACGAGGTCGACGCGGCCCAGCGGCTGGGCCTGCCGGCCTCGTACGTCGAGGAGACGCCGCTCCCGTTCGACGTCGACGGGGCGGTCCGCTTCGACGACCAGGCCCAGTTCCACCCGCGGAAGTATCTGCTCGCCATCGCCGAACAGGTCCACGGGGACGGCAGCTACGTCTTCGAGGAGACACGGGCGCTCGATATCGATCCCGGAACGCCGTGCCGCGTCGAGACGGAGCACGGTGACGTCGTCGCCGGCGACGTGGTCGTCGCGACGCACTATCCGGTCGTCGATCGCGCCGGGTACTTCGCGCGGATGCACCCTCACCGCGCGTATCTGCTCGCGGTTCGAATCGACGGAACGCCGCCCGAGGGGATGTTCTACAACACCGCATCGCCGCCGGCGACGATGCGGCCGTATTCGGTCGCCGACGATGCGGAACCCGCGGGTGACGAGACCAGTGAGCTCCTGATCGTCGGCGGCCAGAGCCACAAGCCGGGGCTCGACGGACCGCCGACGTCCGAGCGGTACCGGCGCTGCGAAGCCTTCGCCCGCGAGCATTTCGACGTCGAGTCGGTCGAGTACCGCTGGTCGACGATGGACTACTACCCGGTCGATCAGGTGCCCTTCATCGGACCGATCGATCCGCTGTCGGAGCACGTCTACGTCGGAACGGGGTTCAAAGGCTGGGGAATGACGAACGGCACCGCCGCGGGGATGATCCTCGCCGATCTGATCACCGAGGGATCGAACCCCTGGGCCGACGTGTTCGACCCGCAGCGACTGACGCCCGGAGCCTCCGCGAAGCGCTTCCTCGAGGAGAACGCGAAAGTCGGCGGCAGTTTCGTGGGCGACCGAATCAAGTCGCTGCTCGCGTCGCTCGGAGCCGACGGCGCGGCCGACATTCCGCCCGGCGACGCCCGCGTCGTTCGGCGGACGAGCCAGCCCGTCGGACTCTACCGCGACGACTCGGGGACGACGCACGCCGTTTCGGCGACCTGTCCCCACATGGGGTGTCTGGTCCGGTGGAACGACGCCGAGCGGACCTGGGACTGTCCCTGTCACGGCTCGCGGTTCACTCACGAGGGCGAGGTCCTGTCCGGACCAGCCGTCGAGGGATTGCTGTACCGAGAACTGTAA
- a CDS encoding NAD(P)/FAD-dependent oxidoreductase produces MPDVVIVGGGPAGLSAALFTAKNGLETVVFDTDETWMHKAHLFNYPGIRSISGDEFMELTRGQVRDRGADVRVGEEVADVDPGDGGFRVDTEDGEYDADYLVLATGADRSMAKELGVEFDDDGTVDVDLDTETSIDDLYATGAMVRDEEWQAVIAAGDGASAALDILSKEKGEHFHDFDVPDDVP; encoded by the coding sequence ATGCCAGACGTTGTAATCGTCGGCGGTGGCCCCGCCGGCCTGAGCGCAGCGCTCTTCACCGCGAAGAACGGGCTCGAGACCGTCGTCTTCGATACCGACGAGACGTGGATGCACAAGGCCCACCTGTTCAACTATCCAGGCATTCGGAGCATCAGCGGCGATGAATTCATGGAACTCACGCGCGGCCAGGTCCGAGATCGCGGTGCGGACGTCCGTGTCGGCGAGGAAGTCGCCGACGTCGACCCCGGCGACGGCGGCTTCCGGGTCGACACCGAAGACGGCGAGTACGACGCCGACTACCTCGTGTTGGCGACCGGCGCGGATCGCTCGATGGCGAAGGAGCTGGGGGTCGAGTTCGACGACGATGGCACCGTCGACGTCGACCTCGATACGGAGACGAGCATCGACGACCTGTACGCGACGGGCGCGATGGTCCGGGACGAGGAGTGGCAGGCTGTCATCGCCGCGGGCGACGGCGCGTCGGCGGCGCTCGATATCCTCAGCAAGGAGAAAGGGGAGCACTTCCACGATTTCGACGTGCCGGACGACGTCCCGTAA
- a CDS encoding ubiquitin-like small modifier protein 1, whose protein sequence is MQLECVFFGPFRDAVGEKTVRFETDAETVGELLVDLEATHPGLEGELVADGGLAGDTVVTRDGKNVVHIDGLETDLDEDAVIRLVPSVYGG, encoded by the coding sequence GTGCAACTCGAGTGCGTCTTCTTCGGCCCCTTTCGCGACGCGGTCGGCGAGAAGACCGTTCGTTTCGAAACGGACGCCGAAACCGTCGGCGAACTACTTGTCGATCTCGAGGCGACGCACCCGGGACTCGAGGGCGAACTCGTGGCCGACGGCGGGCTGGCGGGGGACACAGTCGTTACCCGAGACGGAAAGAACGTCGTCCACATCGATGGCCTCGAGACGGATCTCGATGAGGACGCGGTGATCCGGCTGGTGCCGTCGGTCTACGGGGGCTGA